One Lentimicrobiaceae bacterium genomic window, TCACATGTTTAAAGTAGCCGGATTGAAGGAAAGGCAGAAATCCCCAGAAACTAGATCGTTTGAGACGCCTGCTGCTTGAAAAGATATTCAGCCGGTTATTCAATTTTGACTCTTTTTCGCGTCCTTCCATTTTTCCGAAAGGTTGCCGCTGTGCAGCCGGCAAAAGATTGACCCGGGAAATCAGGCCATGAAGGTCTTGAACAAACGCCAGGTACAATTCGCCATATTTGGCAAAATTCTCCTGTATCCTGGTGTACTTCTGTTGAATCCTTTCCGATCTTGAAATGGATTCATCCGGTGGCTTTTGAAATTTTTCGGCTTCTTCTAACCAATGTGGCATCGTAAACAGAATTGGTTTTCAAACCTAATACAAATTCTGATGTTAACATATAAAAAGACGAAAAAATATATGCACCTGGTGCTGTTTTTCCCCGGATAATTGATAGTTTATGCTTAATTTTCGTGCAACTAAGCAACAATTTTATTGTTTTCAGTATCACCCATTAACTCATTCAAACTCATGCTTACCACTTTAACACTTGAACAAATGAATGCCCTGTCGGAAGGCACCCTGATGCAACAACTGGGCATTGTATATACTGAAATAGGGCCTGATTATCTTTGTGGTTCCATGCCCGTTGACCGCCGCACCAAACAGCCGGCCGGCCTGTTGCATGGAGGCGCCTCTGCAGCGCTGGCCGAAACGCTGGGAAGCATGGGTTCCATGTCAATAGTTGACCTGGAAAAACAGTCTATTGTGGGTATTGAGGTGAATGCCAATCATATCAGAAGTGTAACAGAAGGTCATGTGCACGGGAAAGCCACACTGGTCATGCGTTCGAGAAAACTGCATGTATGGGAAATAAAAATCACCAATGATGCAGGCAGCCTTGTTTGCCTCTCCAGGCTAACGATTATGGTTTTGAATAAAGACAAATAAGCCCGTTTTTCTATGTTGGAATCAAAAAAAAGAAGCATAACAGGTTTAAGAGAATCATTTCTTGAAACCGGACGTGCGTTTGTGACCTATCGTTTCCCGGGGACAACGGAACAGATGATTATGTCGGGCCATGTTAATTTATTGCCCGAAAACAATTTCAGCCATCTGATATCAGGCAGGCTTGGTTTTCTGATGGCTGGCTTTAACAGCTCCACACCGCCACTCTGGCTGGAAGCAGATTATTTCAGTCGTTATCCTGCAAGCGAAAAACTTCAACCGGCACCAATTTCCGAAACTTTACCGCTATTGCCCCTGATTGATGTTTATGAAGTATCTGAAACAGACTATATTCAACAAGTTGAAAAGGTCACAACTGAGTTAAAGAGCGGTAAAGCCGGAAAAGTAGTTTTATCCCGAATGATGACTACCCCTTTTGAAAACCCCTATTCTGCCCCTGCTTTGTTCGACTGGCTTTGTCATACACACCAGGAGGCTTTTGTTTATCTGGCATTTTTACCTCCGCATGGTCTCTGGATGGGCGCTACACCGGAAAAACTCCTGACTTATAAAGAACAAACCGTATCAACCATGGCCCTTGCAGGTACACGCAAAGTACAATCATCAAACGAGTGGACCAGAAAAGAATATTCAGAGCACGCCTTTGTATCCAGTTATATTCAAGAAAAACTCGAAAAAACACACTGCATTAACATTGAGCATTCAGCGCCATACACGGTGAGGGCAGGCAAGGCTGAACATCTGAGAACTGATTTCACCGCAAAATGTTCACGCCATCAGGCCGCTGAATTGATAAAAGAGCTGCACCCGACACCGGCAGTTTGTGGCATGCCTGTGAATGAAGCCTTAAGAATTATCGGCCAGACAGAAAGCCATGAGCGATCTTACTATACCGGCTTTCTGGGCCCGGTTGGGAATGAAACCATCAACCTGTTTGTTAACCTTCGCTGTATGCAGCTTATCAAAGAAAAAGCCATTATTTATGCCGGAGGAGGCCTCACTGCCGATTCAAATCCACAGGCAGAATGGGACGAAACCGTACTTAAAAGCGGAACCATGATGGCTGCAATCGAAAAAATGCGGAATTTAGCAAACTGATTTCAATGCCATGAGTAAAGAAAAGGAACAAATAAGCCTGCTTGCCGTTTTAATGGCAGAAAAAGGCATTTCAAACATTGTAGTCTCACCCGGCTCGCGCAATGCGCCAGCAATTATCATGTTGGCACAACATCAGAAACTCAACCTTATCAGCATTGCTGATGAGCGTAGTGCCGGATTCTTTGCCTTAGGCATAGCGCTGAAATCTCAAAAGCCGGTTGCATTGCTTTGTACCTCGGGCAGTGCCGCACTCAATTACGCCCCGGCCATTGCTGAAGCATATTACCAAAAAGTCCCGCTCCTGGTAATTACTGCTGACCGGCCTGTTGAATGGATAGATCAGGGAGATGGCCAAACCATCAGGCAGGAAAGAATTTTTGCCAATTATATCCGAAAAAGTTTCAATCTGCCGGTCTCAACGGAGAAGCCGGAAAATATCTGGTTTGCGACACGTATCATTAACGAAGCCATTGACAGATGCTTATTTCCGGCAGCCGGGCCGGTGCATATAAACCTGCCTTTGGCCGAACCACTTTATCAAATTGATGCCAGTAGTTATCTGACTCAGGCCGCTATTATCAGCATGGCCGGTATTGAAAGCAAACTCCCAGCCAAACAGCTTGCCGTCGTGGCTGAAACCTGGAACAATGCCGCATCTAAACTTATACTGGTCGGGCAGCTGCAACCTTCTGAGCTTTTACAGGACAGTTTAAACCATCTGGCTAATGATCCATCGGTCATTGTACTCACCGAAACAACATCCAATCTTTCAAACCAGGGCTTTATTGCATGCATCGATCAGGTAATTGACGGCCTGAATGAAACAGAGAAAGCCCAGATAAAACCCGAAATACTTCTTACATTCGGCGGAGCCGTAGTTTCAAAAAAGGTAAAAGCACTGCTGCGCAAATTGAAGCCAGCTGCACACTGGCATATCAGCAACGACCCTGAAGAATTTTATCAGGACACTTACCAGTCGCTTAGTTTACACATACCCGTTTCAGCTGAATCATTTCTGACACAACTTTCAGCCAATACACAACAAAAAGAGAGCCCTTACCGTGAGCGGTGGAACAGCTTAAAGCTTATAAGAAATAAGAAACACCTGCAGTATATAAATTCTCTTGACTTTTGCGACATGCAGGTTTTTGACATGCTCTTCAAGCACATACCTGCCGGCACTGATATACATCTGGCTAACAGCACTCCTGTAAGATATGCGCAACTTTTTGAGCACAAAAACAAATACTGCTTTTTTGCAAACCGGGGCACAAGCGGAATTGATGGTTGCGTATCTACAGCGGCAGGAGCTGCCTATGTGGCAGATAAACCAGTTAGTGTGATTACAGGCGACATTGGCTTTTTTTATGACAGCAATGCGCTTTGGAACCAAAATCTGAACACCTGTTTCCGCATCATCATTA contains:
- a CDS encoding hotdog fold thioesterase, yielding MLTTLTLEQMNALSEGTLMQQLGIVYTEIGPDYLCGSMPVDRRTKQPAGLLHGGASAALAETLGSMGSMSIVDLEKQSIVGIEVNANHIRSVTEGHVHGKATLVMRSRKLHVWEIKITNDAGSLVCLSRLTIMVLNKDK
- a CDS encoding isochorismate synthase, which encodes MLESKKRSITGLRESFLETGRAFVTYRFPGTTEQMIMSGHVNLLPENNFSHLISGRLGFLMAGFNSSTPPLWLEADYFSRYPASEKLQPAPISETLPLLPLIDVYEVSETDYIQQVEKVTTELKSGKAGKVVLSRMMTTPFENPYSAPALFDWLCHTHQEAFVYLAFLPPHGLWMGATPEKLLTYKEQTVSTMALAGTRKVQSSNEWTRKEYSEHAFVSSYIQEKLEKTHCINIEHSAPYTVRAGKAEHLRTDFTAKCSRHQAAELIKELHPTPAVCGMPVNEALRIIGQTESHERSYYTGFLGPVGNETINLFVNLRCMQLIKEKAIIYAGGGLTADSNPQAEWDETVLKSGTMMAAIEKMRNLAN
- the menD gene encoding 2-succinyl-5-enolpyruvyl-6-hydroxy-3-cyclohexene-1-carboxylic-acid synthase, coding for MSKEKEQISLLAVLMAEKGISNIVVSPGSRNAPAIIMLAQHQKLNLISIADERSAGFFALGIALKSQKPVALLCTSGSAALNYAPAIAEAYYQKVPLLVITADRPVEWIDQGDGQTIRQERIFANYIRKSFNLPVSTEKPENIWFATRIINEAIDRCLFPAAGPVHINLPLAEPLYQIDASSYLTQAAIISMAGIESKLPAKQLAVVAETWNNAASKLILVGQLQPSELLQDSLNHLANDPSVIVLTETTSNLSNQGFIACIDQVIDGLNETEKAQIKPEILLTFGGAVVSKKVKALLRKLKPAAHWHISNDPEEFYQDTYQSLSLHIPVSAESFLTQLSANTQQKESPYRERWNSLKLIRNKKHLQYINSLDFCDMQVFDMLFKHIPAGTDIHLANSTPVRYAQLFEHKNKYCFFANRGTSGIDGCVSTAAGAAYVADKPVSVITGDIGFFYDSNALWNQNLNTCFRIIIINNGGGNIFRIIDGPSDYDQLETFIETAHQHTAEGLAHNFGLRYFKADSQSSLSLALNEFYNYNNAGAAMLEIITPNILSAKVLKDYFKYMHT